Proteins encoded in a region of the Rutidosis leptorrhynchoides isolate AG116_Rl617_1_P2 chromosome 9, CSIRO_AGI_Rlap_v1, whole genome shotgun sequence genome:
- the LOC139867602 gene encoding ethylene-responsive transcription factor ERN1-like: MAKKRNQVTTYQEQTSQISFTLNGMVSEAVIAFGGPHRARKKFVGVRRRPSGRWVAEIKDTIHKVRVWLGTFDTAEEAARAYDEAARLLRGANTRTNFRPSSQPFSTKSKITSLVLHRLEARNNSVASVTSLQTTLKRAVNHHDDVAQPEEFKENLVNFSGTRSTEYFNDLNGYLHVSNTDYKSSVLDQSDDNTITSCSSGDTSGGSEMEVDGDEEEGFDFKFTDEIGSVCNFCPFEMAEEIAFDPFQDGKEEPMTISEAMRRMQYERKFSASLYAYHGIPECLERKLGP, from the coding sequence ATGGCTAAGAAGAGAAATCAAGTTACTACTTATCAAGAACAGACTTCTCAAATAAGCTTCACTCTGAATGGAATGGTGAGTGAAGCAGTGATAGCTTTCGGTGGCCCCCACCGAGCTAGGAAGAAATTTGTAGGGGTCCGGCGGCGGCCATCTGGCAGATGGGTTGCTGAAATAAAAGACACCATACATAAAGTAAGAGTATGGTTAGGCACTTTTGACACTGCTGAGGAAGCCGCTCGAGCCTATGATGAGGCAGCTCGCTTACTACGAGGAGCCAACACTCGCACGAATTTCCGGCCTTCTTCTCAACCGTTTTCAACCAAATCTAAAATTACTAGCCTTGTTCTTCACAGGCTTGAGGCCAGGAATAATTCTGTAGCTTCAGTTACTTCGCTGCAGACTACTCTTAAGCGTGCTGTCAATCATCATGATGATGTGGCGCAGCCCGAGGAATTCAAAGAGAACCTGGTGAATTTCTCAGGTACACGATCTACCGAATATTTCAATGATCTGAATGGCTACCTACATGTTAGCAATACGGACTATAAGTCGTCTGTACTGGATCAATCTGATGATAATACGATAACTTCGTGTTCAAGTGGAGATACGAGTGGTGGAAGTGAAATGGAAGTAGATGGAGATGAAGAAGAAGGGTTTGATTTCAAGTTTACCGATGAAATTGGATCCGTTTGCAACTTTTGCCCATTTGAAATGGCTGAAGAAATTGCGTTTGACCCGTTTCAAGATGGGAAAGAAGAGCCAATGACGATAAGTGAAGCTATGAGAAGAATGCAATACGAACGCAAGTTCTCCGCTTCTCTTTATGCTTACCATGGTATACCCGAATGTTTAGAGCGAAAACTTGGACCATGA
- the LOC139868671 gene encoding uncharacterized protein has protein sequence MSTNEKFHPAITVNNIKNIIPITLDIDTSQYLTWAELFQIHYRAYQVIDHILPKTPDSSSASSATSDTQAAKPESWDRLDAIVLQWIYGTISTNFLTTVMKQNTNAAGAWEHITQIFQDNKNVRYVHLHHKFTNIKLENFTTVSAYCQELKTLADQLENVSPAIEEDRLVLQLISGLSESYKTMGSHLAYTKSIPYFYDARSTQSIYYQGRGRSSYRGNNCGQGNNFSNRGRGRTNFGNFGYFTGPNSNTWAYPSWANQYNTWNPAPCPYPTRPWIRPNSNPNARILGPRPQQQQAYAQSVTSTPMDIESSMYTMSLNPPDNNLYMDNGAASHIMGSQGFSGGDPNHAV, from the exons ATGTCTACCAACGAAAAATTCCATCCAGCTATTACTGTGAATAATATAAAGAACATTATACCCATAACCCTTGATATCGATACAAGTCAATACCTTACCTGGGCAGAACTATTTCAAATTCACTACAGAGCCTATCAAGTCATTGATCACATACTCCCAAAAACTCCTGATTCCTCTTCGGCTTCATCTGCCACATCCGACACACAAGCTGCAAAACCCGAATCATGGGATAGACTCGACGCCATTGTCCTACAATGGATATATGGCACAATATCCACCAATTTTCTAACCACTGTCATGAAACAAAACACAAACGCTGCTGGTGCCTGGGAACACATCACACAAATTTTCCAAGACAACAAAAACGTTCGATACGTTCATCTCCATCACAAATTCACAAACATAAAACTTGAAAATTTTACCACTGTCTCTGCTTACTGTCAAGAACTGAAAACCTTGGCGGATCAATTGGAAAACGTCAGCCCGGCAATCGAAGAAGACCGCCTCGTCTTGCAACTAATCAGCGGTCTAAGTGAAAGCTACAAAACCATGGGCTCTCATCTCGCATACACAAAATCCATCCCCTATTTTTATGACGCCCGATCTAC TCAATCGATCTATTATCAGGGTAGAGGTCGATCTTCTTATAGAGGGAACAATTGTGGTCAAGGAAATAATTTTTCCAACCGGGGAAGAGGGCGTACCAATTTTGGGAACTTTGGGTATTTTACTGGACCTAATTCGAACACTTGGGCCTACCCTTCTTGGGCCAATCAGTATAACACATGGAATCCAGCACCCTGCCCATATCCAACTAGACCATGGATTCGGCCCAACTCTAATCCAAATGCGCGTATTTTGGGCCCTAGACCACAACAGCAGCAAGCTTATGCGCAATCAGTAACTTCGACTCCCATGGATATTGAATCTTCCATGTACACGATGAGTCTAAATCCTCCCGACAACAACTTGTACATGGACAACGGCGCTGCTTCTCACATCATGGGTTCACAAG GATTTTCCGGAGGAGACCCCAATCATGCAGTGTAA
- the LOC139868672 gene encoding uncharacterized mitochondrial protein AtMg00810-like, giving the protein MLCLRNIRIWLIIIRGLLSHVKLSIDYHENFSLVVKSATIRTVLIIATSKSWPIHQLNVKNAFLHGNLKETVYMYQPVGFRDPSQPNHVCLLQHSLYGLKQAPRAWYQRFADYADTIGFKHSKCDHYLSTHHHGSDVAYLLLYVDDIVLTTSNDRLRRTLIGLFAKELDMKDLGPLNSFLGISVTRSAHGLFLSQQAYVMDIIQRAGLVVCNSVATPIDRQGKISSSLDKPVTDPIKYRSLAGALQYLTFTRPISYAVQQVCIHMHDPRETHMDAIKRIIRYLTGMISLSLLITRSTSHNLVAYTDADWGGCPDSHRSTSGYCIYLGDNLISWSSKRQPTVSHSSEEAEYRGVANVVAESC; this is encoded by the coding sequence ATGCTATGTTTGAGGAATATAAGGATTTGGTTGATAATAATACGTGGACTCTTGTCCCACGTGAAACTTAGTATCGATTATCACGAAAATTTTAGTCTTGTTGTAAAATCGGCTACTATACGCACCGTTCTCATCATTGCTACATCAAAATCGTGGCCTATTCATCAACTCAACGTCAAAAACGCTTTTCTCCATGGTAATCTTAAGGAAACAGTTTACATGTATCAACCTGTTGGGTTTCGTGACCCATCTCAGCCCAATCATGTTTGTTTATTACAACATTCCTTATATGGATTAAAACAGGCACCACGTGCATGGTACCAAAGGTTTGCAGATTATGCGGACACAATCGGTTTTAAGCATAGTAAGTGCGACCATTATTTATCTACACATCATCATGGATCTGACGTGGCATATCTATTGTTATATGTCGATGACATAGTCCTCACCACCTCCAATGATAGGCTTCGTCGTACCCTCATTGGATTATTCGCAAAGGAGTTGGATATGAAAGACCTCGGGCCACTAAACTCCTTTTTGGGTATTTCAGTCACTAGAAGTGCACATGGTCTCTTTTTATCTCAACAAGCATACGTTATGGACATAATTCAGCGTGCGGGCCTTGTTGTTTGCAACTCAGTCGCTACTCCTATTGATAGACAAGGAAAAATAAGCAGCTCACTCGATAAACCtgttacagatcctattaaatacaGAAGCCTAGCCGGTGCTCTTCAATATTTAACGTTCACACGCCCTATCTCGTATGCAGTTCAACAGGTTTGTATCCACATGCATGATCCTCGTGAGACACATATGGATGCAATCAAACGCATAATCCGTTATTTAACTGGCATGATCTCTCTCAGTCTCCTCATCACACGTTCGACATCTCATAATCTTGTAGCTTATACGGACGCAGACTGGGGTGGTTGCCCTGATTCGCATCGTTCGACATCTGGATATTGTATCTACTTAGGGGATAATCTAATCTCATGGTCCTCAAAGAGGCAACCAACGGTTTCTCATTCTAGTGAAGAAGCGGAGTATAGAGGAGTAGCAAACGTAGTCGCTGAGTCTTGTTGA